Proteins encoded within one genomic window of Flavobacterium sp. NG2:
- a CDS encoding inorganic phosphate transporter, giving the protein MFTLLIVIIVLSLIFDYINGFHDAANAIATVVATKVLSPVQAVIWAAFFNFLAYWVFGLGVANTVAKTADSSQINLTVILAGVLAAIAWNLITWWQGIPSSSSHTLIGGFAGAAIAHAIALHGFSDYTIIEDGVEHTKHWYNIVSWYKAGKDGGMPTGVMIIILFIVLAPLLGALMSYLISIWLLNASKRTMLPKLFTIALMAASIWFVYNQMVPFDKIENPRFESSVFWSVVFESHNIKWFLVAFIILSISTFALVFSSLNLHKAESVLKKMQLLSSAAFSLGHGGNDSQKVMGIIAAAVAVYIKTSGVDIVTLPEWLQVVLPNDDKGIKGAMPEWIPLACYTAIAVGTLSGGWKIVKTMGSKITKVTSFEGVAAETAGALTLYFTEHFKVPVSTTHTITGSIIGVGLTKRVSAVRWGVTVSLLWAWVLTIPVSGLLAALCYYILSIFI; this is encoded by the coding sequence ATGTTTACTCTTCTTATAGTTATCATAGTATTGTCTTTAATTTTTGATTACATCAATGGTTTTCACGATGCAGCGAATGCCATTGCTACTGTAGTTGCTACTAAGGTACTTTCGCCCGTTCAAGCGGTTATTTGGGCTGCTTTTTTTAATTTTCTAGCCTACTGGGTTTTTGGTTTGGGAGTCGCAAATACGGTTGCAAAAACGGCAGACTCAAGCCAGATAAATTTAACGGTAATTTTAGCGGGTGTACTTGCTGCAATTGCATGGAATTTAATTACTTGGTGGCAAGGGATTCCTTCTAGTTCTTCACATACTTTGATTGGAGGTTTTGCGGGGGCTGCCATAGCTCATGCTATTGCATTACATGGTTTTTCAGATTATACGATTATTGAAGACGGAGTAGAGCATACAAAACATTGGTATAATATTGTAAGTTGGTACAAAGCAGGTAAAGACGGTGGGATGCCTACTGGGGTTATGATCATCATTTTGTTTATCGTACTAGCCCCTTTATTAGGAGCTTTGATGTCGTATTTAATATCTATTTGGTTGTTAAATGCGTCTAAGAGAACGATGCTACCTAAATTGTTTACAATCGCCTTGATGGCAGCTTCAATTTGGTTTGTTTATAACCAAATGGTGCCATTTGATAAAATCGAAAATCCTCGTTTTGAATCTTCTGTTTTTTGGAGTGTTGTATTTGAATCACACAATATAAAATGGTTTTTGGTTGCTTTTATCATACTATCAATTTCAACATTTGCATTGGTATTTAGTAGTTTGAATTTGCACAAAGCTGAATCAGTTTTGAAAAAAATGCAGCTATTATCATCTGCTGCCTTTAGTTTAGGTCATGGTGGTAACGATTCACAAAAAGTAATGGGTATTATTGCAGCAGCAGTTGCAGTTTATATAAAGACTAGTGGAGTTGATATTGTTACCCTTCCAGAATGGTTACAAGTGGTGCTTCCAAATGATGATAAAGGAATTAAAGGTGCAATGCCAGAATGGATTCCTTTAGCGTGTTATACCGCTATTGCTGTTGGTACCTTAAGTGGTGGTTGGAAAATTGTAAAAACCATGGGGTCTAAAATCACCAAAGTAACTTCTTTTGAAGGGGTTGCTGCTGAAACCGCAGGTGCATTGACACTTTATTTTACTGAGCATTTTAAAGTGCCAGTAAGTACAACACATACTATTACAGGTTCGATTATTGGGGTCGGTTTGACTAAACGTGTATCGGCCGTTCGTTGGGGTGTGACGGTAAGTTTGTTATGGGCTTGGGTATTAACTATTCCTGTTTCAGGGTTATTGGCTGCCTTATGTTATTATATATTGAGTATTTTTATTTAG
- the rimK gene encoding 30S ribosomal protein S6--L-glutamate ligase → MSQNKVILGSEEWCSFPELGIPTIKARVDSGAKTSALHAVNIAPFIKNETNWVKFDINPIQNNQKTVIHCEAPLIDKRIVKSSSGFREQRYVIQTKLQIGDSTWPIEMTLTNRDSMGFRMLLGREAMSGRILVDPEQKYLLGQPSTDNLKDLYKNSEKASTGLRIGVLASNPELYSNKRIMEAGEMRGHEMHFLNIKECYMRLDAKTPEIHYRGGLILDQFDAIIPRIRPSITFYGCALTRQFEALKVFCLNSASAITQSRDKLYSLQLLLHSGIDIPTTGFANSPLDTNDLIKMVGGPPLIVKLLEGTQGKGVVLAETKKAAESVINAFKSVNANILVQEFIKEANGKDIRCFVIDGKVVASIQREAMPGEFRANIHLGGTASVIKATAEEKRIAIKATKAMDLKVAGVDIIRSSKGPLLLEVNSSPGLEGIEGATNKDIAGEMIKAIEKNFIKSK, encoded by the coding sequence ATGTCTCAAAACAAAGTGATACTCGGCAGCGAAGAATGGTGTTCCTTTCCTGAATTAGGAATTCCAACAATAAAAGCACGAGTGGATTCAGGCGCTAAAACCTCAGCTTTACACGCTGTTAATATAGCTCCATTTATAAAAAACGAAACCAATTGGGTAAAATTCGACATCAACCCTATTCAAAATAATCAAAAAACAGTAATCCACTGTGAAGCTCCACTAATCGACAAACGAATTGTAAAAAGTTCAAGTGGGTTCAGAGAGCAACGTTATGTAATTCAAACTAAACTACAAATTGGCGATTCGACTTGGCCAATTGAAATGACCTTAACCAATAGAGATTCCATGGGGTTCCGAATGCTTTTGGGTCGTGAAGCCATGAGCGGAAGAATATTAGTAGATCCCGAACAAAAATACCTCTTAGGACAACCCTCAACCGACAACCTTAAAGATTTATATAAAAATTCGGAAAAAGCTAGCACCGGCTTACGCATTGGTGTATTAGCTAGTAATCCTGAATTGTACAGCAACAAACGCATCATGGAAGCTGGCGAAATGCGTGGACACGAAATGCATTTCTTAAACATCAAAGAATGCTATATGCGCCTAGATGCCAAAACACCTGAAATTCATTATCGAGGCGGACTTATCCTAGACCAATTTGACGCTATTATTCCAAGAATAAGACCTAGTATCACTTTTTACGGATGTGCTCTAACAAGACAATTTGAAGCTTTGAAAGTTTTTTGTTTAAACTCCGCAAGTGCCATCACACAATCTAGAGATAAACTATACTCTTTGCAATTACTGCTACACAGTGGAATTGACATTCCAACAACAGGATTCGCCAATTCCCCTTTGGACACTAATGATTTGATTAAAATGGTTGGAGGACCACCATTAATTGTAAAATTACTAGAGGGCACACAAGGTAAAGGTGTCGTTCTAGCCGAAACTAAAAAAGCTGCAGAAAGTGTTATCAATGCTTTCAAAAGTGTTAACGCTAATATTCTTGTTCAAGAGTTTATCAAGGAAGCTAACGGTAAAGACATTCGATGTTTTGTTATCGATGGAAAAGTCGTAGCCTCTATCCAAAGAGAAGCCATGCCTGGCGAGTTTAGAGCTAACATCCACTTAGGAGGCACAGCATCAGTTATTAAAGCCACAGCTGAAGAAAAACGTATTGCCATCAAAGCTACCAAAGCGATGGACTTAAAAGTAGCTGGAGTAGATATTATCCGCTCTTCAAAAGGACCTTTATTACTAGAAGTAAACTCCTCTCCTGGACTAGAAGGAATTGAAGGAGCAACTAATAAAGACATCGCTGGAGAAATGATTAAAGCTATCGAAAAGAACTTTATAAAGTCCAAATAA